Proteins encoded within one genomic window of Brachybacterium muris:
- a CDS encoding SURF1 family protein, with protein MLRTALRPRMLGLLALMVAATLVCGLLASWQWDRAHRALTSRDDGPTSLGEVQDVLEVGGAVTNDMVGNLVDATGAFDPAEQLLVPGRRIDGADAAIVISALHLDLPDGSTARLPVARGWLPTADVTGADGELDPALVPPPPTGQVQITGRIEASEAASDGIRDGVASEIATPLLVNEWGGPMYAGYVAQTSQAEGLAPMPTAQSAFTRGLDWQNIGYAAQWILFGAFFLYLWWRSVRTAYLDELADRREALQREIDGRTDAGGDPDAGGDPVTAASASQMPLTSHTSTAPKDV; from the coding sequence ATGCTGCGCACCGCTCTCCGTCCCCGCATGCTGGGGCTGCTCGCCCTGATGGTGGCCGCGACGCTGGTGTGCGGACTGCTGGCCTCCTGGCAGTGGGACCGCGCACACCGCGCGCTCACCTCCCGTGATGACGGACCGACGTCCCTCGGCGAGGTGCAGGACGTGCTCGAGGTGGGCGGTGCTGTGACCAATGACATGGTGGGCAATCTGGTCGATGCGACCGGCGCCTTCGACCCCGCCGAGCAGCTGCTGGTGCCCGGCCGCCGGATCGACGGCGCCGACGCCGCCATCGTGATCTCCGCCCTCCACCTCGACCTTCCCGACGGCAGCACCGCCCGTCTGCCTGTCGCGCGGGGCTGGCTCCCCACCGCGGACGTCACCGGTGCCGACGGCGAGCTCGACCCGGCCCTCGTCCCGCCGCCCCCGACCGGACAGGTGCAGATCACCGGCCGCATCGAGGCCAGCGAGGCCGCCTCCGACGGCATCCGGGACGGAGTGGCCTCCGAGATCGCCACCCCACTGCTGGTCAACGAATGGGGTGGACCGATGTACGCCGGATACGTCGCCCAGACCTCTCAGGCGGAGGGTCTGGCCCCCATGCCCACGGCGCAATCCGCGTTCACCCGGGGCCTTGACTGGCAGAACATCGGGTATGCGGCGCAGTGGATACTGTTCGGGGCGTTCTTCCTGTACCTGTGGTGGCGCTCCGTGCGCACCGCCTACCTGGATGAACTGGCCGACCGGCGCGAGGCCCTGCAGCGCGAGATCGACGGGCGCACCGACGCCGGGGGTGACCCTGATGCCGGGGGTGACCCCGTCACGGCCGCATCGGCATCGCAGATGCCTCTTACCTCCCACACATCGACAGCACCTAAGGACGTATGA
- a CDS encoding DUF3817 domain-containing protein encodes MTVASTTRPLDEVAVRTSFARFRIASIVEGIALLVLVAIMVMRYGVYGGEGLFTSTSHTWDQVSEIWSPIHGLIYMIYVVLAFYLWLRMRWGIGQMLLLMFFGVVPVLSFFGERWTHQKVEADLKRRPTLQDEARLA; translated from the coding sequence ATGACCGTGGCCTCCACCACCCGCCCCCTCGACGAAGTGGCCGTGCGCACCTCCTTCGCCCGCTTCCGCATCGCCTCCATCGTGGAGGGCATCGCACTGCTGGTGCTGGTGGCGATCATGGTGATGCGCTACGGCGTCTACGGCGGCGAGGGACTGTTCACCTCCACCTCCCACACCTGGGACCAGGTCTCCGAGATCTGGTCCCCGATCCACGGACTGATCTACATGATCTACGTGGTGCTCGCCTTCTACCTGTGGCTGCGGATGCGTTGGGGGATCGGCCAGATGCTGCTGCTGATGTTCTTCGGTGTGGTGCCGGTGCTGTCCTTCTTCGGGGAGCGCTGGACCCACCAGAAGGTGGAGGCCGACCTCAAGCGCCGCCCCACCCTCCAGGACGAAGCACGCCTCGCCTGA
- a CDS encoding GNAT family N-acetyltransferase: MIRADPFPPSLPAALRDSFTTRLIRDEDVDNVVALMTADRRRVVPDAQVGTEGARTRLVGPQSWSRRQVLVVPRAEDGSPSIDQPPLAWVSAEDRAAGRTNVQWFAAADAPHRDELVGSLLHWAADVGGAFARHRGVEETVLNDGADERDADRKRLMTAAGFTRARTWEHMERPVTAEEATTTPEPRAGVRARRVHLHTSGLPYAQDVRWVHRTLEESFADHFNSYRESFPEFVGRLTSGDSARWDHWWIAEVQKDDGSWWPGGGLVADVMPATATAGEGTYLEYLGVHRSARGRGVAKALLNAAIRDAAERGLTRVGLEVDADSPTGADGLYRSMGWVTTEVSETWHRAVPALPSNLLRDGQ; this comes from the coding sequence GTGATCCGCGCTGACCCGTTCCCGCCGTCCTTGCCCGCCGCGCTGCGTGACTCCTTCACCACCCGCCTGATCCGTGACGAGGACGTGGACAACGTGGTCGCGCTGATGACGGCGGACCGCCGACGCGTCGTGCCGGATGCGCAGGTGGGCACCGAGGGTGCCCGGACCCGCCTGGTGGGCCCGCAGTCCTGGTCCCGCCGGCAGGTGCTGGTGGTGCCCCGCGCCGAGGACGGCTCCCCCAGCATCGACCAGCCACCCCTGGCCTGGGTGAGCGCGGAGGACCGCGCCGCCGGCCGCACCAACGTGCAGTGGTTCGCCGCCGCCGACGCTCCGCACCGCGACGAGCTGGTGGGATCGCTGCTGCACTGGGCGGCGGATGTGGGCGGGGCCTTCGCCCGGCACCGCGGGGTGGAGGAGACCGTGCTGAACGACGGAGCGGACGAGCGCGATGCGGACCGCAAGCGACTGATGACCGCTGCCGGCTTCACCCGTGCCCGCACCTGGGAGCACATGGAACGCCCGGTCACCGCCGAGGAGGCCACCACCACTCCCGAGCCCCGCGCCGGGGTGCGCGCCCGCCGCGTCCACCTGCATACGTCCGGCCTCCCCTACGCCCAGGACGTGCGCTGGGTGCATCGCACCCTCGAGGAGTCCTTCGCGGACCACTTCAACTCCTACCGGGAGTCCTTCCCCGAGTTCGTGGGCCGGCTCACCTCCGGTGACAGCGCCCGCTGGGACCACTGGTGGATCGCGGAGGTGCAGAAGGACGACGGCTCCTGGTGGCCGGGCGGCGGCCTGGTGGCCGACGTCATGCCCGCCACAGCGACCGCCGGCGAGGGCACCTACCTGGAGTACCTGGGGGTGCACCGCAGCGCCCGCGGCCGCGGGGTGGCCAAGGCTCTGCTGAACGCCGCGATCCGCGACGCTGCCGAGCGCGGCCTCACCCGGGTGGGCCTCGAGGTCGATGCTGACTCCCCCACCGGCGCGGACGGCCTGTACCGATCGATGGGGTGGGTCACCACAGAGGTGTCGGAGACCTGGCACCGCGCCGTGCCGGCGCTGCCCTCGAACCTGCTGCGCGACGGGCAGTAG
- a CDS encoding helicase HerA-like domain-containing protein — MTTPQPKDPASSSPDAPSLSETATRVRDAYAFEGGRIHIGAMIEDGEPNAAVAVNLPVAMLNRHGLIAGATGTGKTRTLQVIAEQAAHAGAAVFVADMKGDLSGIAVPGPASEKLTARAAARGQEWVSRAAPVEFYSLGGQGEGVPIRTTVSDFGPVLLSKVLDLNETQESSLGLIFHYADQGGLTLLDLKDLRALIQFLTSDEGKPELKGIGGISTATAGVILRKLTAFEASGADVFFGEPAFDTAQLLRTSADGTGIISCLELPGVASRPELFSTFMMWMLAELYQDLPEVGDAEVPKLVFFFDEAHLLFKDASKAFLDQVVQTVRLIRSKGVGIFFITQTPKDVPGDVLAQLGNRVQHALRAFTPADAKALKATASTFPTSDHDLVEVIPALGTGEAIVTVMSEDGAPTPVAITAVRAPESSMEPAPEGVIAQAVAASPLSAQYGTVVDRESAYEILAARAEAEAEAAAEEGAEPAPTSTRTKGAAAPARKRSSGAKDEGVLANPAVKSFLRSAGTVLGREITRSLFGTRRRRR, encoded by the coding sequence ATGACCACCCCGCAGCCCAAGGACCCCGCCTCCTCCTCGCCCGACGCCCCCTCGCTCAGCGAGACCGCGACACGGGTGCGCGACGCCTACGCCTTCGAGGGTGGCCGGATCCACATCGGCGCCATGATCGAGGACGGCGAGCCCAACGCCGCAGTGGCCGTCAACCTGCCGGTCGCGATGCTGAACCGCCACGGCCTGATCGCCGGCGCCACCGGCACCGGCAAGACTCGCACCCTGCAGGTGATCGCCGAGCAGGCCGCCCACGCGGGCGCCGCCGTGTTCGTCGCCGACATGAAGGGCGACCTCTCCGGTATCGCCGTGCCCGGGCCCGCCTCAGAGAAGCTGACGGCGCGCGCCGCCGCCCGCGGCCAGGAGTGGGTATCCCGTGCGGCACCGGTGGAGTTCTACAGCCTGGGCGGCCAGGGCGAGGGCGTGCCGATCCGCACCACCGTGAGCGACTTCGGGCCGGTGCTGTTGAGCAAGGTGCTGGATCTCAACGAGACCCAGGAGAGCTCGCTGGGCCTGATCTTCCACTACGCGGACCAGGGCGGTCTGACTCTGCTGGACCTCAAGGACCTGCGTGCCCTGATCCAGTTCCTCACCTCCGACGAGGGCAAGCCGGAGCTCAAGGGCATCGGTGGCATCTCCACCGCCACCGCCGGGGTGATCCTGCGCAAGCTCACCGCCTTCGAGGCATCCGGGGCCGACGTGTTCTTCGGCGAACCCGCCTTCGACACCGCCCAGCTGCTGCGCACCAGCGCCGACGGCACAGGGATCATCTCCTGCCTGGAGCTGCCCGGGGTGGCCTCCCGGCCCGAGCTGTTCAGCACCTTCATGATGTGGATGCTGGCGGAGCTGTACCAGGACCTGCCCGAGGTGGGTGACGCCGAGGTGCCGAAGCTCGTGTTCTTCTTCGACGAGGCGCACCTGCTGTTCAAGGACGCCTCCAAGGCGTTCCTGGACCAGGTGGTGCAGACGGTGCGGCTGATCCGCTCCAAGGGCGTGGGCATCTTCTTCATCACCCAGACCCCGAAGGACGTGCCCGGGGACGTGCTCGCCCAGCTCGGCAACCGCGTCCAGCACGCCCTTCGCGCCTTCACCCCTGCCGACGCCAAGGCGCTCAAGGCAACCGCCTCCACCTTCCCCACCAGCGACCATGACCTCGTGGAGGTGATCCCCGCGCTGGGCACCGGTGAGGCGATCGTGACGGTGATGAGCGAGGACGGCGCCCCCACGCCCGTGGCCATCACCGCAGTCCGCGCCCCGGAATCCTCCATGGAACCGGCACCCGAGGGCGTGATCGCCCAGGCCGTGGCGGCCTCCCCGCTGAGCGCACAGTACGGCACGGTGGTGGACCGGGAGTCGGCCTACGAGATCCTCGCCGCCCGCGCCGAGGCGGAGGCCGAGGCCGCCGCAGAGGAGGGCGCAGAGCCGGCGCCGACGTCGACGCGGACAAAGGGCGCCGCGGCCCCTGCCCGGAAGCGCTCCTCCGGTGCGAAGGACGAGGGTGTGCTCGCCAACCCGGCGGTGAAGTCGTTCCTGCGCTCGGCCGGGACGGTGCTGGGCCGGGAGATCACGCGCAGCCTCTTCGGGACCCGGCGCCGACGGCGCTGA
- a CDS encoding phosphoglyceromutase, with amino-acid sequence MTYTLVLLRHGESDWNAKNLFTGWVDVPLTEKGREEAVAGGVLMKEAGIHPDVVHTSLLRRAIMTANLALDAADRHWIPVKRDWRLNERHYGALQGMNKSEIREKYGEEQFMAWRRSYDTPPPPIEFGSEFSQDQDPRYADLGDQMPKSECLKDVVARFLPYWEEGIKPDLKAGKTVLIAAHGNSLRALVKYLDGISDEEISGLNIPTGQPLVYELDENFDVVEKGGRYLDPVAAKAAAEAVANQGKK; translated from the coding sequence ATGACCTACACACTCGTACTGCTCCGCCACGGCGAGAGCGACTGGAACGCCAAGAACCTGTTCACCGGTTGGGTGGACGTGCCGCTGACCGAGAAGGGCCGCGAGGAGGCCGTTGCCGGCGGTGTGCTGATGAAGGAGGCCGGCATCCACCCCGATGTCGTGCATACCTCCCTGCTGCGCCGCGCGATCATGACCGCGAACCTCGCCCTGGACGCCGCGGACCGTCACTGGATCCCCGTCAAGCGCGACTGGCGCCTGAACGAGCGCCACTACGGCGCCCTGCAGGGCATGAACAAGTCCGAGATCCGCGAGAAGTACGGCGAGGAGCAGTTCATGGCCTGGCGCCGCTCCTACGACACACCGCCGCCGCCCATCGAGTTCGGCTCCGAGTTCAGCCAGGACCAGGACCCCCGATACGCTGATCTCGGCGACCAAATGCCGAAGTCCGAGTGCCTCAAGGACGTCGTGGCCCGCTTCCTCCCCTACTGGGAGGAGGGCATCAAGCCGGATCTGAAGGCCGGCAAGACGGTCCTGATCGCCGCCCACGGCAACTCGCTGCGAGCACTGGTGAAGTACCTCGACGGCATCTCCGACGAGGAGATCTCCGGGTTGAACATCCCCACCGGCCAGCCGCTGGTGTACGAGCTCGACGAGAACTTCGACGTGGTGGAGAAGGGCGGCCGCTACCTCGACCCCGTGGCCGCCAAGGCCGCAGCCGAGGCCGTGGCCAACCAGGGCAAGAAGTGA
- a CDS encoding MDR family MFS transporter: MPSTPSTPPTDPATASTAPTGKSDAAASRGRRSSGPDRTGSYDVEFTGLDRDGKLVFAGLMLGMFVASVSQTIVGPAMPRIVADLGGLDYYNWVITAAMLVSAVVVPIAGKLSDMYGRKGLYLAGLGIFMTGTILAGLSGGFWFLVFARAVQGLGMGILMPLSQTIIGDIIPPRQRGKYQGLMGTVFAVSSVAGPLVGGTVTDNFGWRSLFFLTLPLGILAFAFIVRFMRLDFTAQPARIDVWGMATLTPALVLGLLATTWAGSTYAWTSPVILGMFAASIVLLVAFVLIELKVESPLVPLSMLRDPVVALSIAASFLISVAMFGAIVYIPVYAQGAMGVSATDSGAILIPHTLSMMLVGIVIGLLVSRFGRYKAFMLTGGLLLVVGYGALAMVRFDDTPWHLVIPMLVTGIGLGMTVQLYTLAVQNAVPQSELGIATASLQFARNLGSTVGTAVLGALMSASMAGSIASHLPDGADAAAADLDASSVLDPSALADLPPAVADAIREGLAEAISTVFIAIVPVAALALLLTIFIAERPLRTTLQKREPRTTTGSVPAIGAEDGWDENERQELDAVRSSAPTGTNASEPTRDTETAGSRQA; the protein is encoded by the coding sequence TTGCCCTCGACGCCGTCGACCCCGCCCACCGACCCGGCCACCGCCAGCACCGCACCCACCGGCAAGTCCGATGCGGCCGCGAGCCGTGGCCGCCGCAGCAGCGGACCGGACCGCACCGGGTCCTACGACGTGGAGTTCACGGGCCTGGACCGCGACGGCAAGCTGGTGTTCGCCGGCCTCATGCTGGGCATGTTCGTGGCCTCCGTGTCGCAGACCATCGTGGGCCCGGCCATGCCCCGCATCGTCGCCGACCTGGGCGGCCTGGACTACTACAACTGGGTGATCACCGCGGCGATGCTGGTATCCGCCGTGGTGGTGCCGATCGCCGGCAAGCTCTCGGACATGTACGGCCGCAAGGGCCTGTACCTGGCGGGCCTGGGCATCTTCATGACCGGTACGATCCTGGCCGGTCTCTCGGGGGGCTTCTGGTTCCTGGTGTTCGCCCGCGCCGTGCAGGGCCTGGGCATGGGCATCCTGATGCCGCTGTCCCAGACCATCATCGGCGACATCATCCCGCCGCGGCAGCGCGGCAAGTACCAGGGCCTGATGGGCACCGTGTTCGCGGTGAGCTCTGTGGCGGGCCCTCTGGTGGGCGGCACCGTCACCGACAACTTCGGTTGGCGCTCCCTGTTCTTCCTCACCCTGCCGCTGGGCATCCTGGCCTTCGCGTTCATCGTGCGGTTCATGCGCCTGGACTTCACCGCGCAGCCCGCCCGCATCGACGTGTGGGGCATGGCGACCCTCACCCCTGCCCTGGTGCTGGGCCTGCTGGCCACCACCTGGGCGGGCTCCACCTACGCCTGGACCTCCCCGGTGATCCTGGGCATGTTCGCCGCCTCGATCGTGCTGCTGGTGGCGTTCGTACTGATCGAGCTGAAGGTCGAGTCCCCCCTGGTGCCGCTGTCGATGCTGCGCGACCCGGTGGTGGCCCTGTCCATCGCCGCCTCGTTCCTGATCTCGGTGGCGATGTTCGGGGCGATCGTGTACATCCCCGTGTACGCCCAGGGGGCGATGGGGGTCAGCGCCACCGACTCCGGCGCGATCCTGATCCCCCACACGCTCTCGATGATGCTGGTGGGCATCGTGATCGGTCTGCTGGTGAGCCGTTTCGGCCGCTACAAGGCGTTCATGCTCACCGGTGGGCTGCTGCTGGTGGTGGGCTACGGGGCGCTGGCCATGGTGCGCTTCGACGACACCCCCTGGCATCTGGTGATCCCGATGCTGGTCACCGGCATCGGCCTGGGCATGACCGTGCAGCTCTACACCCTGGCGGTCCAGAACGCGGTGCCGCAGTCCGAGCTGGGCATCGCCACCGCCTCCCTGCAGTTCGCCCGGAACCTCGGCTCGACCGTGGGCACGGCGGTGCTGGGCGCGCTGATGTCGGCCTCGATGGCCGGTTCGATCGCGTCCCACCTGCCCGACGGGGCCGATGCTGCCGCGGCCGACCTCGACGCCTCCTCCGTGCTGGACCCCTCGGCCCTGGCGGACCTGCCCCCGGCCGTGGCCGACGCGATCCGCGAGGGCCTGGCGGAGGCCATCAGCACCGTGTTCATCGCGATCGTGCCGGTAGCGGCCCTGGCCCTGCTGCTGACCATCTTCATCGCCGAGCGTCCACTGCGCACCACCCTGCAGAAGCGAGAGCCCCGCACCACGACCGGATCGGTGCCGGCGATCGGCGCCGAGGACGGCTGGGACGAGAACGAGCGCCAGGAGCTCGACGCGGTGCGCAGCTCGGCGCCCACCGGCACGAACGCATCAGAACCCACGCGTGACACCGAGACGGCAGGGTCCCGGCAGGCCTGA
- a CDS encoding acyltransferase domain-containing protein, which translates to MSNRADDRPRILGDPPTAVRPAFELEADAVRLMLTSRSTPRLMELLGMDEQDRTELAPLLPRVAADEELLGAVAEMANLLRREAGLDATTAPLEEHTERLNALQERILPGQGLLVILAHMVAADVVRAWHAARGLGEEESWRALSDLGQQMRVHRATFGELGHHTVGWTALNWTGRLFWLGRLQFDLHRAGEGRWQIGTHIPATGRLLSAEVDASFDRATTFFTSHFGDLAEDENGADGSRTSFGHTFVCHSWLVNAELPEIVGPESNLGAFAARWEIEKTFRADDDAVFFVFNRRPPYEPTELPTDTRLRTAIVERLLDGRGWTGGTGRLTRS; encoded by the coding sequence ATGAGCAACCGTGCTGACGACCGCCCCCGGATCCTCGGGGACCCGCCCACTGCGGTGCGGCCCGCCTTCGAGCTGGAGGCCGACGCCGTGCGGCTCATGCTCACCTCACGCAGTACCCCGCGCCTGATGGAGCTGCTGGGCATGGACGAGCAGGACCGGACCGAGCTCGCTCCCCTGCTTCCCCGCGTTGCGGCGGACGAGGAGCTGCTGGGCGCGGTCGCCGAGATGGCGAACCTGCTGCGACGGGAGGCCGGGCTCGACGCCACGACAGCGCCGCTGGAGGAGCACACCGAGCGTCTGAACGCCCTGCAGGAGCGGATCCTGCCGGGCCAGGGACTGCTGGTGATCCTCGCGCACATGGTGGCGGCCGACGTGGTGCGCGCCTGGCACGCGGCGCGTGGACTCGGCGAGGAGGAGTCCTGGCGGGCACTGTCGGACCTGGGCCAGCAGATGCGGGTGCACCGGGCGACGTTCGGGGAGCTCGGTCATCACACGGTGGGGTGGACGGCGCTGAACTGGACCGGGCGCCTGTTCTGGCTGGGGCGCCTGCAGTTCGACCTGCACCGCGCCGGTGAAGGGCGCTGGCAGATCGGTACGCACATCCCGGCCACCGGGCGCCTGCTGTCGGCGGAGGTGGATGCCTCCTTCGACCGCGCCACCACGTTCTTCACCTCGCACTTCGGTGACCTGGCCGAGGATGAGAACGGAGCTGACGGGAGCCGCACCTCCTTCGGCCACACTTTCGTGTGCCATTCCTGGCTGGTCAACGCAGAGCTCCCGGAGATCGTCGGCCCGGAGTCGAATCTCGGTGCCTTCGCGGCCCGCTGGGAGATCGAGAAGACCTTCCGGGCCGATGACGACGCCGTATTCTTCGTGTTCAACCGTCGCCCGCCCTACGAACCAACCGAGCTGCCCACGGACACGCGCCTACGCACGGCGATCGTGGAGCGCCTGCTCGACGGACGCGGCTGGACGGGTGGCACGGGCCGACTGACCCGGAGCTGA
- the guaA gene encoding glutamine-hydrolyzing GMP synthase yields the protein MSTAENTDADPVLVVDFGAQYAQLIARRVREADVYSEVVPHTMPVQEILARKPLAIILSGGPSSVYEPGAPRLDPALLEAGVPVLGLCYGFQSMAAALDGTVAPTGVREYGATRLEAVDGASQLLAQQDLDQNVWMSHGDSVTAAPEGFQVVATSAGSPVAAFEHPGKRLYGVQWHPEVGHSDRGQEVLENFLYRGAGIEPTWTTGNVIEEQVERIREQVAEGTAICALSGGVDSAVAAALVQRAIGERLTCVYVNHGLMRQDESAQIEKAFGESTGGAKLVVVDAEAQFLEALAGVTDPEQKRKIIGREFIRTFERAQADILREQGVVEAEADGGTHTTSADATAFLVQGTLYPDVVESGGGEGAANIKSHHNVGGLPEDLSFELVEPLRTLFKDEVRAVGSELDLPDEIVWRQPFPGPGLGIRIIGEVTRERLDILRRADAIARAELTAAGLDRDIWQCPVVLLADVRSVGVQGDGRTYGHPIVLRPVTSDDAMTADWAKVPYDVLGRISTRITNEVPEINRVVLDVTSKPPGTIEWE from the coding sequence GTGAGCACAGCTGAGAACACCGATGCAGATCCGGTCCTCGTCGTCGACTTCGGGGCCCAGTACGCGCAGCTGATCGCGCGCCGGGTCCGCGAGGCAGACGTCTACTCCGAGGTCGTCCCGCACACCATGCCCGTCCAGGAGATCCTGGCCCGGAAGCCGCTGGCGATCATCCTGTCCGGAGGTCCCAGCTCGGTGTACGAGCCGGGCGCACCGCGCCTGGACCCGGCACTGCTGGAGGCCGGGGTGCCGGTGCTGGGCCTGTGCTACGGCTTCCAGTCCATGGCCGCGGCGCTGGACGGCACCGTGGCACCCACCGGCGTGCGCGAGTACGGCGCCACCCGCCTGGAGGCCGTCGACGGCGCCTCCCAGCTGCTCGCCCAGCAGGACCTGGACCAGAACGTGTGGATGAGCCACGGCGACTCCGTCACCGCCGCCCCTGAGGGCTTCCAGGTGGTCGCCACCTCCGCCGGTAGCCCTGTCGCCGCTTTCGAGCATCCCGGCAAGCGCCTGTACGGGGTGCAGTGGCACCCCGAGGTGGGGCACTCCGACCGTGGCCAGGAGGTGCTGGAGAACTTCCTGTACCGCGGCGCGGGCATCGAACCCACCTGGACCACCGGCAATGTGATCGAGGAGCAGGTGGAGCGGATCCGCGAACAGGTCGCAGAGGGCACCGCCATCTGCGCCCTCTCCGGTGGGGTGGACTCCGCCGTCGCCGCGGCCCTGGTGCAGCGTGCCATCGGTGAGCGCCTCACCTGCGTCTACGTCAACCACGGCCTCATGCGGCAGGACGAGTCCGCGCAGATCGAGAAGGCCTTCGGCGAATCCACCGGCGGCGCGAAGCTCGTGGTGGTCGATGCCGAGGCCCAGTTCCTCGAGGCGCTCGCCGGGGTGACCGACCCCGAGCAGAAGCGCAAGATCATCGGCCGCGAGTTCATCCGTACCTTCGAGCGCGCCCAGGCCGACATCCTGCGCGAGCAGGGCGTGGTGGAGGCAGAGGCCGACGGCGGCACCCACACCACCAGCGCTGATGCCACCGCCTTCCTGGTGCAGGGCACCCTGTACCCGGACGTTGTGGAGTCCGGCGGCGGCGAGGGCGCCGCGAACATCAAGAGCCACCACAACGTGGGCGGCCTGCCGGAGGACCTCTCCTTCGAGCTGGTCGAGCCGCTGCGCACCCTGTTCAAGGACGAGGTGCGGGCCGTGGGCTCCGAGCTGGACCTGCCCGACGAGATCGTGTGGCGCCAGCCGTTCCCCGGGCCCGGCCTGGGCATCCGCATCATCGGCGAGGTCACCCGGGAGCGGCTGGACATCCTGCGCCGCGCGGACGCGATCGCCCGTGCCGAGCTCACCGCCGCGGGGCTGGACCGCGACATCTGGCAGTGCCCCGTGGTGCTGCTGGCCGATGTGCGCTCCGTGGGCGTGCAGGGCGATGGCCGCACCTACGGCCACCCGATCGTGCTGCGCCCCGTCACCAGCGACGACGCCATGACCGCGGACTGGGCCAAGGTGCCCTACGACGTGCTGGGCCGCATCTCCACCCGCATCACCAACGAGGTGCCGGAGATCAACCGGGTGGTGCTGGACGTGACCAGCAAGCCCCCGGGCACCATCGAGTGGGAGTGA
- a CDS encoding TetR family transcriptional regulator: MSIDPQHEPPPQDVEEHAPGEHAPEQERAPEQGLRARKKRASRLQTHRAALQLVAEHGIGGVTVEMIAERAGISPRTFFNHWATKEAALLGVVFTDPDEIGDALRARPLDEPAPVALRAVLRDWMAAMPHDQDLRDLRKRVMAKEPSLHAMNAGRTVQLQGGLVAALEERLSGEDVHARAVIDVQIAFALTRSAFILSMASGTPLDQEFERVLELFDTGAALV, translated from the coding sequence GTGAGCATCGATCCACAGCACGAGCCGCCGCCGCAGGACGTCGAGGAGCACGCACCCGGAGAGCACGCCCCGGAGCAGGAGCGTGCCCCGGAGCAGGGACTGCGTGCACGCAAGAAGCGCGCCTCCCGATTGCAGACCCACCGCGCGGCCCTGCAGCTGGTTGCAGAGCACGGCATCGGCGGCGTGACGGTCGAGATGATCGCCGAGCGTGCAGGTATCAGCCCCCGCACCTTCTTCAACCACTGGGCCACCAAGGAGGCTGCGCTGCTGGGCGTGGTCTTCACCGACCCCGACGAGATCGGGGACGCGCTGCGCGCGAGGCCCCTCGACGAACCGGCCCCGGTCGCTCTTCGAGCCGTGCTTCGTGACTGGATGGCAGCGATGCCCCACGACCAGGACCTGCGCGACCTGCGCAAGCGCGTGATGGCCAAGGAGCCGTCCCTGCACGCCATGAACGCCGGCCGCACCGTGCAGCTGCAGGGCGGACTGGTGGCGGCGCTCGAGGAGCGGCTCTCGGGGGAGGACGTCCACGCTCGCGCGGTGATCGACGTGCAGATCGCCTTCGCTCTGACCCGCAGTGCGTTCATCCTGTCGATGGCCAGCGGCACCCCCCTGGACCAGGAGTTCGAGCGGGTGCTCGAGCTGTTCGACACCGGCGCGGCCCTCGTCTGA
- a CDS encoding C39 family peptidase, which yields MPDLTTTAPRLTRRGALRTLGTAALLGTGLAAGSAALSAPASASGRVETASKHLYQPNSYYCGPTSVWMVLSAKMATPPSLATIAAHLETEEYGATPFWTIDDYLSATMPGATYSFQKVPTKPATSYSANLLWERVTENVRNGYPSIAYWQASAGSYPLWHGNTSRIGHYVVIDGYDPDTRELLIADPAGSALGGFTAPAYYWLPLWQVANLCGVYDGWDAGYFW from the coding sequence ATGCCCGATCTCACGACGACCGCTCCCCGGCTGACCCGCCGCGGAGCCCTGCGCACGCTCGGCACCGCCGCGCTCCTCGGGACCGGCCTGGCGGCCGGCAGCGCCGCGCTGTCGGCGCCGGCCTCCGCCTCCGGCCGCGTCGAGACCGCCTCGAAGCACCTCTACCAGCCGAACTCTTACTACTGCGGCCCGACGTCGGTGTGGATGGTACTGAGCGCGAAGATGGCGACGCCGCCGTCGCTCGCGACGATCGCCGCGCACCTGGAGACGGAGGAGTACGGCGCCACCCCGTTCTGGACCATCGACGACTACCTCAGCGCGACGATGCCCGGAGCCACCTACAGCTTCCAGAAGGTCCCCACCAAGCCGGCGACCTCCTACTCCGCGAACCTGCTGTGGGAGCGCGTCACTGAGAACGTCCGCAACGGGTACCCCTCGATCGCGTACTGGCAGGCCTCGGCGGGCTCCTACCCGCTGTGGCACGGGAACACCAGCCGCATCGGGCACTACGTGGTGATCGACGGCTACGACCCGGACACCCGCGAGCTGCTCATCGCGGACCCCGCGGGCAGCGCCCTGGGCGGGTTCACCGCCCCGGCCTACTACTGGCTGCCCCTGTGGCAGGTCGCGAACCTGTGCGGCGTTTACGACGGCTGGGACGCGGGCTATTTCTGGTGA